Proteins from one Arthrobacter sp. Soc17.1.1.1 genomic window:
- a CDS encoding DUF6221 family protein, which yields MNDIAAFLDARISEDEKAARRGSLPEEVWGVGGWFDPQRVLAECRAKRELLRYAVAELDARQRAEVLGLLALPWAGHADYSAEWRTAAVLEDGLKA from the coding sequence ATGAACGACATCGCCGCCTTTCTGGACGCACGTATCTCCGAGGACGAGAAGGCGGCCCGCAGGGGAAGCCTGCCCGAGGAAGTGTGGGGTGTCGGCGGCTGGTTCGACCCCCAGCGGGTCCTCGCGGAATGCCGGGCCAAGCGCGAGCTCCTCCGGTACGCGGTCGCCGAACTGGACGCCCGGCAGCGGGCGGAGGTCCTCGGACTGCTGGCGCTCCCGTGGGCCGGACACGCCGACTACAGTGCCGAGTGGCGGACGGCGGCGGTCCTGGAGGACGGGCTGAAGGCCTAG
- a CDS encoding sensor histidine kinase translates to MTAPGIGQGGPGAGRRPLHLRTTLILATLALLTAICVAIGVLSHLAMGAYLTGQLDAALTPAADRAGFPGGRPPGDDQRPRRDVDPQNAAGQRPGTLNAVFDDGEVRTSALVQDDGSTDPLTVADLDLLAALDPAAGPQELTLGTGHYRVDAVALPAGAAGDDGEAGAAGGGAVLVTGLSTTERDSTLVSLDITVAGLSLAGIVLTGLAGTVIIRRSLRPLEELSAVATSVSQLPLSSGEVAIPVRVPPAVARPGTEVGTVGLALNAMIDHVSSALRERHASEQKVRQFVADASHELRTPLTSIRGYTELVLMSETVSPSGRSALERVDSESRRMSSLVEDLLLLARLDEGQRGEASDVDLTELVVETTSDARVAASGYSWSLDLPDEPVEVHAVEAEIRQVLINLLSNAHRHTPPGTAVATALAVGGGTVGITVTDSGPGIDPAFLETVFTRFSRGDAARSAGAGSATSTGLGLAIVQALVDANGGTISVSSEPGRTQFRVDLPLARPPARAAASAGRDSG, encoded by the coding sequence GTGACCGCTCCCGGCATCGGGCAGGGCGGCCCGGGGGCGGGCCGGAGGCCGCTCCATCTCCGCACCACGCTGATCCTCGCGACGCTCGCCCTGCTCACCGCGATCTGCGTCGCGATCGGCGTGCTCAGCCACCTCGCGATGGGCGCCTACCTCACCGGACAGCTCGACGCCGCCCTCACCCCCGCTGCGGATCGGGCCGGGTTCCCTGGCGGGCGCCCTCCGGGGGACGACCAGCGGCCGCGGCGCGACGTCGATCCGCAGAACGCGGCCGGGCAACGGCCAGGGACCCTGAACGCGGTGTTCGACGACGGGGAGGTGCGGACCTCCGCGCTGGTGCAGGACGACGGCAGCACGGATCCCCTCACCGTGGCCGACCTCGACCTGCTGGCCGCCCTCGACCCTGCCGCCGGCCCGCAGGAGCTGACCCTCGGCACGGGCCACTACCGCGTGGACGCGGTAGCCCTGCCGGCCGGCGCTGCAGGCGATGACGGCGAAGCCGGTGCTGCAGGCGGTGGCGCCGTCCTGGTCACCGGGCTGTCCACGACCGAACGCGACAGCACGCTGGTGTCCCTCGACATCACCGTGGCCGGTCTCTCCCTCGCAGGCATCGTGCTCACCGGACTCGCCGGCACGGTGATCATCCGCCGTTCGCTGCGCCCCCTCGAGGAGCTGTCCGCCGTCGCCACCTCCGTCTCGCAGCTGCCGCTCTCTTCGGGAGAGGTGGCGATCCCCGTGCGCGTCCCCCCGGCCGTCGCTCGGCCCGGCACGGAGGTCGGTACCGTGGGACTGGCCCTCAACGCGATGATCGACCACGTCAGCAGCGCCCTCCGGGAGCGCCACGCGAGTGAGCAGAAGGTGCGCCAGTTCGTGGCCGACGCCAGCCACGAACTGCGTACGCCGCTGACCTCGATCCGCGGGTACACCGAACTGGTCCTGATGAGCGAGACGGTCAGCCCGTCCGGCCGGTCCGCACTCGAGCGGGTGGACAGCGAGTCCAGGCGCATGTCCTCCCTCGTCGAGGACCTCCTGCTGCTCGCGCGCCTGGACGAGGGCCAGCGCGGGGAGGCGTCCGACGTCGACCTCACCGAGCTCGTGGTCGAGACGACGAGCGACGCCCGTGTCGCGGCCTCCGGGTACTCCTGGAGCCTGGACCTGCCCGACGAACCCGTGGAGGTGCACGCCGTGGAGGCCGAGATCCGGCAGGTGCTCATCAACCTGCTCTCCAACGCCCACAGGCACACGCCGCCGGGCACCGCCGTCGCCACCGCCCTCGCCGTCGGGGGCGGCACGGTCGGCATCACCGTGACCGACTCCGGGCCGGGCATCGACCCTGCGTTCCTCGAGACCGTCTTCACGCGCTTCAGCCGGGGCGACGCCGCCCGGTCCGCCGGCGCCGGCAGCGCCACCAGCACCGGCCTCGGCCTCGCGATCGTCCAGGCCCTCGTCGACGCCAACGGTGGCACCATCAGCGTGTCCAGCGAACCCGGCCGCACGCAGTTCCGCGTGGACCTGCCCCTCGCCCGGCCGCCCGCCCGGGCCGCCGCGTCCGCCGGCCGGGACTCCGGCTAG
- a CDS encoding response regulator transcription factor — protein MADASHSMTDNLPRLAHPDGSPIRALVVDDETSLAELVSMGLRMAGWSVTTANDGLTAVSAARDFRPDVLVLDVMMPGVDGIEALTKIRTFAPNVPALFLTAKDAVQDRISGLSAGGDDYVTKPFSMEELLLRLHRLVQRSGVAASDSAELVVGDLLMNVDTREVTRGGDDITLTSTQWDLLRYLMENPRRVVSKSQILDNVWHYDFGGQANIVELYISYLRKKIDAGRTPMIHTVRGAGYVLKPAAP, from the coding sequence ATGGCCGACGCCTCCCACTCGATGACCGACAACCTGCCGCGCCTCGCGCACCCGGACGGCAGCCCCATCCGGGCGCTCGTCGTCGACGACGAGACGAGCCTCGCGGAGCTCGTGAGCATGGGCCTGCGCATGGCCGGTTGGAGCGTGACGACGGCGAACGACGGACTCACCGCGGTGTCCGCGGCGCGGGACTTCCGCCCCGACGTGCTGGTCCTCGACGTCATGATGCCCGGAGTCGACGGCATCGAGGCGCTCACGAAGATCCGTACGTTCGCACCGAACGTCCCGGCGCTGTTCCTCACGGCCAAGGACGCCGTCCAGGACCGCATCTCCGGGCTGTCGGCCGGCGGCGACGACTACGTCACCAAGCCCTTCAGCATGGAGGAGCTTCTGCTGCGGCTCCACCGCCTCGTCCAGCGCTCGGGGGTGGCGGCGTCGGACTCCGCCGAACTGGTGGTCGGTGACCTCCTCATGAACGTCGACACCCGCGAGGTCACCCGCGGCGGCGACGACATCACCCTGACCTCCACCCAGTGGGACCTGCTGCGCTACCTCATGGAGAACCCGCGGCGCGTGGTCAGCAAGTCGCAGATCCTGGACAACGTGTGGCACTACGACTTCGGCGGCCAGGCGAACATCGTGGAGCTGTACATCTCCTACCTGCGCAAGAAGATCGACGCCGGGCGGACCCCCATGATCCACACCGTGCGCGGCGCCGGGTACGTCCTCAAGCCCGCGGCTCCGTGA
- a CDS encoding MMPL family transporter, protein MKNRWLRVLLPAVVVLIWLIGAAVGGPTFGRLEEVSSNDQASFLPAGAESTEAGELQQRFSDSDAVPAIIVAESETAIDPRDLGPYEDLAATLGEVEGLEPAAEGAPPVVGPIPSEDGLAVQYVAFVSSDAELAEAVGELRTILVDDLPDGVTGYVTGPAGLTNDLVEAFGGIDGILLAVALGAVFVILLAVYRSIVLPFLVLLTSVFALATSILLIFGLAKLDLIQLSGQSQGILSILVIGAATDYALLLVARFREALVGNRTTWEAMRVAFRGSFEPILASGATVILGLLCLLFSDLNSNRSLGPIAAIGIAFSLAAALTLLPALLLLLGRAAFWPLVPRFDPGATAVVAPHHGRHAARTDAGPETGLEGLRGLWRRVSLLVARRPRVLWMVSLLVLAAGALGLTQLQANGVPQSAVILTPSNAVDGQEALGRHFDAGSGSPVYVVAPEADQQAALDVVTAQEGISDATLTTDPGGAAVVEDGRILISGTLGYQADSERAEDVVRELRTALDDAGGGDALVGGVTAVAIDTNDTALADLVKIIPIVLAVILVVLIVLLRSVLAPVLLVASVALSYATALGVSALVFNNVFGFEGADASVPLFGFVFLVALGVDYNIFLMTRVREESLRIGTRPGILRGLGVTGGVITSAGVVLAATFAALGVIPILFLAQIAFIVAFGVLLDTILVRSLLIPALAYDIGPRIWWPSALGKVPSPR, encoded by the coding sequence ATGAAGAACAGATGGTTGAGGGTGCTGCTGCCCGCGGTCGTGGTGCTGATCTGGCTGATCGGGGCGGCGGTCGGTGGTCCGACCTTCGGGCGGCTCGAGGAGGTCTCGAGCAACGACCAGGCGTCCTTCCTGCCCGCCGGTGCCGAGTCCACGGAGGCGGGCGAGCTGCAGCAGCGCTTCAGTGATTCCGATGCCGTCCCGGCGATCATCGTGGCCGAGTCGGAGACCGCGATCGATCCGCGGGACCTCGGACCCTACGAGGATCTCGCCGCCACGCTCGGGGAGGTCGAGGGGCTCGAGCCGGCGGCCGAGGGTGCTCCGCCGGTCGTGGGGCCCATCCCGTCCGAGGACGGCCTCGCCGTCCAGTACGTCGCGTTCGTCTCCTCCGACGCCGAACTCGCCGAGGCGGTGGGCGAACTGCGCACCATCCTCGTCGACGACCTGCCCGACGGCGTCACCGGCTACGTGACCGGTCCCGCCGGGCTCACCAACGACCTCGTGGAGGCCTTCGGCGGGATCGACGGCATCCTCCTCGCCGTCGCGCTCGGTGCCGTGTTCGTCATCCTCCTGGCCGTGTACCGGTCCATCGTGCTGCCGTTCCTCGTCCTGCTGACCTCGGTGTTCGCCCTCGCGACGTCGATCCTGCTGATCTTCGGTCTCGCGAAGCTCGATCTGATCCAGCTCAGCGGCCAGAGCCAGGGCATCCTCTCGATCCTCGTGATCGGCGCTGCCACGGACTACGCGCTGCTGCTCGTCGCCCGGTTCCGGGAGGCACTCGTCGGCAACAGGACGACGTGGGAGGCCATGCGCGTGGCCTTCCGCGGTTCCTTCGAGCCGATCCTCGCCTCCGGCGCCACCGTGATCCTCGGCCTGCTGTGCCTGCTCTTCTCGGATCTCAACTCGAACCGGAGCCTCGGGCCCATCGCCGCCATCGGCATCGCCTTCTCGCTCGCTGCAGCGCTCACGCTCCTCCCCGCGCTCCTGCTCCTGCTGGGTAGGGCGGCCTTCTGGCCCCTGGTGCCGCGCTTCGATCCGGGGGCGACCGCCGTCGTCGCGCCGCACCACGGCAGGCACGCGGCACGGACCGACGCCGGGCCGGAGACAGGACTCGAAGGGCTCAGGGGCCTCTGGCGTCGGGTGTCGCTGCTCGTGGCCCGCCGCCCGCGGGTGCTGTGGATGGTGTCCCTGCTCGTCCTGGCTGCCGGAGCGCTCGGGCTGACCCAGCTGCAGGCGAACGGCGTCCCCCAGTCCGCGGTGATCCTGACGCCCTCCAACGCCGTCGACGGCCAGGAGGCGCTCGGCCGCCACTTCGACGCGGGCTCCGGAAGTCCCGTCTACGTCGTCGCGCCCGAGGCGGACCAGCAGGCGGCGCTCGACGTCGTCACGGCGCAGGAGGGCATCTCCGACGCCACGCTGACCACGGACCCGGGCGGCGCCGCCGTCGTCGAGGACGGGCGGATCCTGATCAGCGGCACGCTCGGCTACCAGGCCGACTCGGAGCGGGCGGAGGACGTGGTGCGTGAGCTGCGCACGGCGCTCGACGACGCCGGCGGAGGAGACGCGCTGGTCGGCGGGGTCACGGCGGTGGCGATCGACACGAACGACACCGCGCTCGCGGACCTGGTGAAGATCATCCCGATCGTCCTGGCCGTCATCCTCGTGGTCCTGATCGTCCTGCTCCGCTCGGTGCTCGCGCCCGTGCTCCTCGTGGCCAGCGTGGCGCTCTCCTACGCGACGGCCCTCGGCGTCTCGGCGCTCGTGTTCAACAACGTCTTCGGGTTCGAGGGCGCGGACGCGTCGGTACCGCTGTTCGGTTTCGTGTTCCTCGTGGCCCTGGGGGTGGACTACAACATCTTCCTCATGACCCGGGTCCGGGAGGAGTCCCTCCGCATCGGCACGCGCCCCGGCATCCTCCGCGGGCTCGGCGTGACCGGCGGCGTGATCACCTCGGCCGGCGTGGTGCTGGCGGCGACCTTCGCCGCGCTGGGTGTGATCCCGATCCTGTTCCTCGCGCAGATCGCGTTCATCGTGGCGTTCGGCGTGCTGCTGGACACGATCCTGGTGCGCTCGCTGCTCATCCCGGCGCTCGCCTACGACATCGGCCCGAGGATCTGGTGGCCGTCGGCGCTCGGGAAGGTGCCGTCCCCGCGGTGA
- a CDS encoding MarR family winged helix-turn-helix transcriptional regulator → MAAREELMALLRQFTVETDRYVDVASERDSLYRTDLHALSIMMGAARAGLTVTPGFLREELNLSSPATTALVDRLDSAGHVTRRRSDVDRRQVHLEMTEKARSTGAMLFAPLARHIDAVFDRYSEEQLELLRDMLQDVTDATVAARDVALDGG, encoded by the coding sequence ATGGCCGCGAGGGAAGAACTCATGGCACTGCTGCGGCAGTTCACGGTCGAGACCGACCGCTACGTCGACGTCGCGAGCGAGCGGGACAGCCTCTACCGCACCGACCTCCATGCCCTGAGCATCATGATGGGCGCTGCCCGCGCCGGACTCACGGTGACCCCCGGATTCCTGCGGGAGGAGCTCAACCTGAGCTCGCCGGCCACCACGGCCCTGGTGGACCGCCTGGATTCGGCAGGCCATGTGACCCGGCGGCGCAGCGACGTCGACCGGCGCCAGGTGCACCTCGAGATGACGGAGAAGGCACGCTCCACGGGGGCGATGCTGTTCGCTCCCCTCGCCCGCCACATCGACGCCGTCTTCGACAGGTACTCCGAGGAGCAGCTGGAACTCCTGCGCGACATGCTCCAGGACGTCACCGATGCCACGGTCGCCGCACGTGACGTGGCACTGGACGGCGGCTGA
- a CDS encoding methyltransferase domain-containing protein → MNDEVYSHGHHPSVTTAHAARTVASSAAYLEPFLEAGLDVLDVGCGPGSITAGFADLVAPGSVTGIDSSADVVAQAAEAHADLANVEFREGNVYDLDAADESFDVVHAHQLLQHLADPVAALREMRRVVRPGGIVAAREADFGAMTWFPVVDELDEWRELYRTLARGNGGEPDAGRRLPGWAAEAGFADVEVSSSNWIYVTAEERRVHAESWAQRVLHSAFAGQTIERGLADQRTLERLAEGWRRWSRLGDGVFLMPSVEILARG, encoded by the coding sequence ATGAACGACGAGGTCTACTCCCACGGACACCATCCGAGCGTCACGACGGCGCACGCAGCGCGGACCGTCGCGTCGTCGGCCGCCTACCTCGAGCCCTTCCTCGAAGCCGGCCTCGACGTCCTGGACGTCGGCTGCGGACCCGGCAGCATCACGGCAGGGTTCGCCGATCTGGTGGCGCCGGGCTCGGTGACGGGCATCGACAGCTCGGCGGACGTCGTCGCGCAGGCCGCGGAGGCGCACGCCGATCTCGCGAACGTCGAGTTCCGCGAGGGCAACGTGTACGACCTCGACGCCGCCGACGAGTCCTTCGACGTGGTCCACGCACACCAGCTCCTGCAGCATCTGGCCGACCCCGTGGCGGCCCTCCGCGAGATGCGCCGCGTCGTCCGGCCCGGCGGGATCGTGGCGGCCCGCGAGGCCGACTTCGGCGCGATGACCTGGTTCCCGGTGGTCGACGAACTCGACGAGTGGCGGGAGCTCTACCGCACCCTGGCCCGCGGCAACGGCGGAGAGCCCGACGCGGGACGCCGTCTCCCCGGCTGGGCGGCCGAAGCGGGGTTCGCCGACGTCGAGGTGTCGTCGTCGAACTGGATCTACGTCACCGCCGAGGAGCGCCGCGTCCACGCGGAGTCCTGGGCGCAGCGGGTGCTGCATTCGGCCTTCGCCGGCCAGACCATCGAGCGCGGCCTGGCCGATCAGCGCACCCTCGAGCGTCTGGCGGAGGGCTGGCGCAGATGGTCGCGGCTGGGCGACGGCGTGTTCCTGATGCCGAGCGTGGAGATCCTCGCGCGGGGCTGA
- a CDS encoding low molecular weight protein-tyrosine-phosphatase, producing MYRIVTVCTGNICRSPMAELMLTHAFGRAGLGDDVVVDSAGTTDWEAGRPIDERAAAKLTELGIESHLHRARMFEPGWYRDRDLILALDLDHYRELRRDAPDDDARDRIHLLREFDPSTTDTALEDLGIYDPWYGDASDFEATWKMVDGAVDGVVRFVRHELDADRSDD from the coding sequence ATGTACCGCATCGTCACCGTCTGCACCGGGAACATCTGCCGCTCCCCCATGGCCGAACTCATGCTGACGCACGCGTTCGGCCGGGCAGGGCTGGGGGACGACGTCGTCGTCGACTCGGCGGGCACCACCGACTGGGAGGCAGGCAGGCCGATCGACGAGCGTGCCGCGGCGAAGCTGACCGAGCTCGGCATCGAGAGCCACCTGCACCGGGCCCGGATGTTCGAGCCGGGCTGGTACCGCGACCGCGACCTCATCCTCGCCCTCGACCTGGACCACTACCGCGAGCTGCGCCGGGACGCGCCCGACGACGACGCCCGCGACAGGATCCACCTCCTGCGTGAATTCGACCCGTCGACCACGGACACGGCCCTCGAGGACCTCGGCATCTACGACCCCTGGTACGGCGACGCGAGCGACTTCGAGGCCACCTGGAAGATGGTCGACGGTGCGGTGGACGGCGTCGTGCGGTTCGTACGCCACGAGCTCGATGCCGACCGTTCGGACGACTGA
- a CDS encoding LysE family transporter: protein MDPSLWLALLGAQTLISFMPGAGAVNTMSNALAVGFRRSIWGILGQQTALLVHIGIAGAGVGLLVANSPLAFNLIRYIGAAYLVYLGVRRFLARPDHSEVRALQGSEAPLSMFRRGVWVNLLNPKAIVFFLALIPQFIRPEEPLLGQYGVLTATVIVIDVLVMWFFYAGTARSFRRFTEDERGQRILNRTFGSLFVGVGALLALA from the coding sequence GTGGATCCCTCCCTCTGGCTGGCGCTGCTGGGCGCCCAGACGCTCATCAGCTTCATGCCCGGCGCGGGCGCGGTGAACACGATGAGCAACGCACTGGCCGTGGGATTCCGGCGCTCCATCTGGGGCATCCTGGGCCAGCAGACGGCCCTGCTGGTGCACATCGGCATCGCCGGAGCGGGCGTGGGCCTCCTCGTCGCGAACTCACCGCTCGCCTTCAACCTCATCCGGTACATCGGCGCCGCCTACCTCGTGTACCTCGGGGTGCGGAGGTTCCTCGCGCGGCCCGACCACAGCGAGGTCCGTGCCCTGCAGGGCAGCGAGGCGCCCCTGTCCATGTTCCGCCGCGGCGTGTGGGTGAACCTGCTCAATCCCAAGGCCATCGTGTTCTTCCTCGCGCTCATCCCTCAGTTCATCCGGCCGGAGGAGCCGCTGCTGGGCCAGTACGGCGTGCTGACCGCGACCGTGATCGTGATCGACGTCCTCGTCATGTGGTTCTTCTACGCGGGCACCGCGCGCTCGTTCCGGCGCTTCACCGAGGACGAGCGCGGCCAGAGGATCCTCAACCGCACGTTCGGGTCCCTGTTCGTCGGCGTCGGCGCCCTGCTCGCCCTGGCCTGA
- the pabB gene encoding aminodeoxychorismate synthase component I, with translation MLIAIDGRSGAGKTTLAVELAALLREHHTVSLFHLEDIYPGWDGLDAGITRYVEHVLTPLRAGRTARWNAWDWVRGEDGAERTTTAAEIVLLEGVGAAAAAARDRLDAVIWVEADAEVRQRTAIERDGDAYAPYWQRWAHQEDRWLAADDPGTAADVVVQGHRGPPSPQAVRLALTGLPSCTVLLAPERAGRRGLTLEAERLEAVPDAAALFSTLYRDAPAAAWLDSSDAVVQPPTGSPTGSPAGPANGERNRFSIMADAGGAFGQLAQHRGGVTEIVAGPVTTRIREPFFRWLDDVWGRRAVRVPDGLACDFGLGWLGYLGYELKRETGGADLPGPGLPDAALLFAGRAVVLDHTDGAVFLLTLSDGRPDADRDAWRARARAAVTSPDPLPAPARLPVPRFGARDTHAAYLAKIRQAQAEITEGNTYEVCLTTSLAAQLDAGEGLDPLDAYLRLRAVNPAPFAHFLRFPGFAVASTSPERFLRLTTDGHMQAEPIKGTRGRSADPRADAALLEDLRTSAKDRAENIMIVDLLRNDLSHHAVPGSVTVSRLCAIETYATVHQMVSTIDARLRPGSARAGVVASAFPAGSMTGAPKISTMAILDRLEQAPRGPYSGAAGYFSLTGATDLAVIIRTLVMQEDRGAEDDGATRLLLGVGGAITADSDPEEEWAEVRTKAHGVLSALGSAFPGPAGPGR, from the coding sequence CTGCTCATCGCCATCGACGGCCGGTCCGGCGCCGGCAAGACGACCCTCGCCGTGGAACTCGCCGCCCTCCTGCGCGAGCACCACACCGTCAGCCTCTTCCACCTCGAGGACATCTACCCCGGCTGGGACGGGCTCGACGCCGGGATCACCCGCTACGTGGAGCACGTCCTCACCCCCCTGCGGGCGGGACGGACGGCACGCTGGAACGCCTGGGACTGGGTGCGGGGGGAGGACGGCGCGGAGCGCACGACGACGGCGGCGGAGATCGTGCTCCTCGAGGGAGTGGGCGCGGCAGCGGCGGCGGCCCGCGACCGGCTCGACGCCGTGATCTGGGTGGAGGCCGACGCGGAGGTCCGGCAGCGCACCGCGATCGAGCGCGACGGCGACGCCTACGCCCCGTACTGGCAGCGCTGGGCCCACCAGGAGGACCGCTGGCTCGCTGCCGACGACCCCGGTACCGCCGCGGACGTCGTCGTGCAGGGCCACCGGGGGCCGCCGTCGCCCCAGGCCGTGCGCCTGGCGCTCACCGGGCTGCCCTCCTGCACCGTCCTGCTGGCGCCCGAGCGCGCGGGGCGGCGCGGACTGACGCTGGAGGCCGAGCGCCTCGAGGCGGTCCCGGACGCCGCGGCCCTGTTCTCGACGCTCTACCGCGACGCGCCCGCCGCTGCCTGGCTGGACAGCTCCGACGCCGTGGTGCAGCCCCCGACCGGTTCTCCGACAGGATCCCCGGCAGGGCCCGCGAACGGCGAGCGCAACCGCTTCAGCATCATGGCCGACGCCGGCGGGGCCTTCGGGCAGCTGGCCCAGCACCGCGGCGGCGTCACGGAGATCGTGGCCGGTCCCGTGACCACCCGGATCCGCGAGCCCTTCTTCCGCTGGCTCGACGACGTCTGGGGGCGGCGTGCCGTACGCGTTCCGGACGGCCTCGCCTGCGATTTCGGTCTCGGCTGGCTGGGCTACCTCGGCTACGAGCTCAAGCGCGAGACGGGCGGCGCGGACCTCCCCGGGCCGGGCCTGCCCGACGCCGCGCTCCTCTTCGCCGGCCGCGCCGTCGTCCTCGACCACACCGACGGCGCCGTCTTCCTCCTGACCCTCTCCGACGGACGGCCCGACGCCGACCGGGACGCGTGGCGGGCGCGGGCGCGGGCGGCCGTGACGTCGCCCGATCCCCTGCCGGCGCCGGCGCGGCTCCCGGTGCCGCGGTTCGGGGCACGGGACACGCACGCCGCGTACCTCGCGAAGATCCGGCAGGCGCAGGCCGAGATCACCGAGGGCAACACCTACGAGGTGTGCCTGACCACGTCGCTCGCGGCGCAGCTGGACGCCGGGGAGGGCCTCGACCCGCTGGACGCCTATCTCCGGCTGCGCGCCGTGAACCCCGCACCGTTCGCCCATTTCCTGCGCTTCCCGGGATTCGCCGTCGCGAGCACCTCACCCGAGCGCTTCCTGCGGCTCACCACGGACGGGCACATGCAGGCGGAACCGATCAAGGGGACGCGGGGGCGCTCGGCCGACCCCCGCGCCGACGCCGCGCTGCTCGAGGACCTCAGGACGTCGGCGAAGGACCGCGCGGAGAACATTATGATCGTGGACCTCCTGCGCAACGACCTCTCCCACCACGCGGTGCCGGGCTCGGTGACGGTCAGCCGGCTGTGCGCCATCGAGACGTACGCCACCGTGCACCAGATGGTCAGCACCATCGATGCCCGGCTGCGCCCCGGGAGCGCGCGGGCCGGCGTCGTCGCGTCGGCGTTCCCCGCCGGGTCGATGACCGGGGCACCGAAGATCAGCACCATGGCCATCCTCGACCGGCTAGAGCAGGCACCGCGTGGTCCCTACTCCGGCGCTGCAGGCTACTTCAGCCTGACGGGTGCCACCGACCTCGCCGTGATCATCCGCACCCTCGTGATGCAGGAGGACAGGGGCGCGGAGGACGACGGCGCCACCCGCCTGCTGCTCGGCGTGGGCGGGGCGATCACGGCCGATTCCGACCCCGAGGAGGAATGGGCCGAGGTGCGCACGAAGGCGCACGGCGTCCTCTCGGCCCTCGGTTCCGCGTTCCCCGGGCCTGCAGGTCCGGGCCGGTAG
- a CDS encoding FAD-dependent oxidoreductase: MTGITVIGAGLAGSSAAWRLAQAGHEVVVLEQDTPAHRRGSSHGSARIFRYAYAERLYVDLVRESARGWAELEAAGAALLTRTGALDHGEGHDPAGFARVLAAAGVEHELLGAAEASARWDLEFTTPVLWHPGAGVLDAEAAVVAMLDQARAHGASLQQGWRVTGVRRHGRGYRVHAGDGRWVDAEQVVVAAGGWLPDLLTELALPEAFTAALPLLEVRQEQAYHFPYTGDGDNWPTFIHRTEDMVVYGLPGGRDAGWSGQKVAEYNGGRRIRSAGAQDGVVHGENRRRVVAYVERHLPGLVPEPYAETTCLFTNTPTEDFVIDRAEGITVLSACSGHGAKFAPLLGELVTALVEGRGTVPERFRPGRASAARNRP; this comes from the coding sequence ATGACGGGCATCACGGTGATCGGCGCCGGCCTGGCCGGGTCCTCGGCCGCGTGGCGGCTCGCGCAGGCCGGGCACGAGGTCGTGGTCCTGGAGCAGGACACCCCGGCCCACCGGCGGGGCAGCTCGCACGGCTCGGCGCGCATCTTCCGCTATGCCTATGCCGAGCGGCTCTACGTGGACCTGGTCCGGGAATCGGCCCGCGGGTGGGCCGAGCTGGAGGCCGCCGGGGCCGCCCTCCTCACGCGGACCGGAGCCCTCGACCACGGCGAGGGCCACGACCCCGCGGGCTTCGCCCGGGTCCTCGCGGCGGCCGGTGTGGAGCATGAGCTGCTCGGCGCCGCCGAGGCGTCAGCACGCTGGGACCTGGAGTTCACCACACCGGTTCTGTGGCACCCCGGCGCGGGAGTGCTCGACGCCGAGGCCGCCGTCGTCGCCATGCTCGACCAGGCACGCGCCCACGGGGCCTCGCTGCAGCAGGGGTGGCGCGTGACCGGGGTGCGACGCCACGGGCGCGGGTACCGTGTGCACGCCGGGGACGGACGATGGGTCGACGCCGAGCAGGTGGTCGTCGCGGCGGGCGGCTGGCTCCCCGACCTGCTCACGGAGCTGGCCCTGCCGGAGGCGTTCACCGCAGCGCTGCCCCTGCTGGAGGTGCGGCAGGAGCAGGCCTACCACTTCCCGTACACGGGGGACGGCGACAACTGGCCCACGTTCATCCACAGGACGGAGGACATGGTCGTCTACGGCCTGCCCGGCGGCAGGGACGCCGGCTGGTCGGGCCAGAAAGTGGCCGAGTACAACGGCGGGCGGCGTATCCGCTCGGCGGGGGCGCAGGACGGCGTGGTCCACGGCGAGAACCGGCGGCGCGTGGTCGCCTACGTGGAGCGCCACCTGCCGGGCCTCGTGCCGGAACCGTACGCGGAGACCACGTGCCTGTTCACGAACACCCCCACGGAGGACTTCGTGATCGACCGGGCGGAGGGCATCACGGTCCTCTCGGCCTGCTCGGGCCACGGCGCGAAGTTCGCGCCCCTGCTCGGTGAGCTGGTCACGGCGCTCGTGGAGGGGCGCGGCACGGTCCCGGAGCGGTTCAGGCCCGGCAGGGCGTCCGCAGCGCGCAACCGCCCCTGA